DNA from Halobaculum sp. XH14:
CGAGGCGGACGGGGAGAAGAAGTTCTGTCTCACCGAGGTCAGCCTCTCGACGGAGAGCATGACCGCCGGACAGTCGGCGACGCTCGACGTGACGGTGCGAAACGAGGGGAACGCGACGGCGAACGCGACGGTCGTGTTGAACACCGTCGACCCGAACAACGTCACCCAGTCGTACAACCTGCGGGAGCAGCGACTCGAACCGGGCGAGGAGGTGAGCCTCTCACAGCAACTCGACGCGACGACGCCGGGGATGCACGGGATGCAGGTGCTCGTGTTCGGCGACTCCATTGGGCACCGCTACGACGCCTCCGCGGCGAAGACGCTCTCGGTCGAGGAACAGACGCCCGGGCTGGGCGGTCCGCTCGACCGCGCGGAGTTCGCGCTCGTCGCGCTGCTGGGCTCCATCGGCGTGCTGGGGTTCATGACCTACCGGACCGACTGACACGGCTTCGCCGGGGTTCGACGAGCGAGCGAACGAAGTGAGCGAGCGAGGAGGACCCCGGTCAAAAGAGGTTCCCTAGAAGATGTTCGCCTGCCGGTAGACCGAGATTCCTTCGCCGGTGATCTCGTAGGGCTTCGTCTCGCGGGAGTGGTTCGCGTCGCGGATCTTCTGGATCTCAACCGCCAGCCGCGTCTCACGGAAGTCCGAGGGGCGGACGTACTGGAGGATGAACACCGCGTCCGTGAGATACTCCACGATGCCGTGCCGGGAGGCGTAGGCGTTCTCCTCGCTCGCCTCGGAGGTCAGCATCGTCGTCACGCCGGCGTCCTTTAGCGACCGCGCGAAGTCGAACACC
Protein-coding regions in this window:
- a CDS encoding CARDB domain-containing protein; its protein translation is MGARSGTLAVLVVVLVAALAAGSVAGAEDTPCEADGEKKFCLTEVSLSTESMTAGQSATLDVTVRNEGNATANATVVLNTVDPNNVTQSYNLREQRLEPGEEVSLSQQLDATTPGMHGMQVLVFGDSIGHRYDASAAKTLSVEEQTPGLGGPLDRAEFALVALLGSIGVLGFMTYRTD